The following are encoded together in the Lathyrus oleraceus cultivar Zhongwan6 chromosome 3, CAAS_Psat_ZW6_1.0, whole genome shotgun sequence genome:
- the LOC127129905 gene encoding uncharacterized protein LOC127129905: MEPVKYIFEKSSLTGGVTRWQMDLTEYDIQHVTQKSIKGSVLSDYLAHQPLKDCQSMRLEFPDEDIMLIRDWNIPGPEEGPEPGYQWNLALNESSNTHENGIEAVITFPTGFHLPFTVGLCFECTNNMAEYEACIFGIEDAIDLRIKILEVYKDSSLVIIQVKGYWDTRDHKLIPYKEHVLILIPYFNEITFNHIPREENQLADALATLSSIFKVKWKNEAPSFHLDYLDEPAYCLAAKDEAGDYP, encoded by the coding sequence ATGGAACCTGTtaaatacatctttgagaagtctTCTCTAACCGGTGGAGTAACCCGATGGCAAATGGATTTAACCGAGTACGACatccaacatgtcactcaaaagtccatcaaagggagtgtactatCGGACTATCTTGCGCACCAGCCCTTGAAAGACTGCCAATCTATGCGCTTAGAATTCCCCGATGAGGATATCATGCTAATTAGAGACTGGAACATCCCTGGCCCCGAGGAAGGACCCGAGCCTGGATACCAATGGAACTTGGCATTAAATGAATCTTCTAACACTCATGAAAATGGCATTGAGGCAGTCATCACCTTCCCAACTGGTTTCCATCTCCCATTCACCGTGGGGTTATGTTTCgaatgtacaaacaatatggcggagtatgaggcatgtatcttcGGCATTGAAGATGCGATTGATCTTAGGATAAAAATCCTTGAAGTCTACAAAGATTCATCCTTGGTTATCATCCAAGTAAAAGGATATTGGGACACTAGAGATCACAAGCTCATCCCTTACAAGGAGCATGTCTTGATACTGATCCCTTACTTTAACGAAATCACATTCAACCACATTCctcgagaggagaatcagttaGCCGATGCATTGGCAACTTTATCATCCATTTTTAAggtcaaatggaagaatgaagcaccatcCTTTCACCTCGACTACTTGGACGAGCCTGCTTATTGTTTGGCGGCCAAAGACGAAGCCGGCGATTATCCTTAG